Proteins from one Solirubrobacterales bacterium genomic window:
- the uvrA gene encoding excinuclease ABC subunit UvrA, whose amino-acid sequence MAGADIERRAGTALSDRMVISGAREHNLKDISIELPRDALIVITGLSGSGKSSLAFDTIYAEGQRRYVESLSAYARQFLGLMEKPDVDSIEGLSPAISIDQKTSSRNPRSTVGTVTEIYDYLRLLWARVGHPYCYNCGEKIEAQSAEQIIDRVLDLEDGTKFLVLAPIVRGRKGEFTKVFDQLRADGFVRVRVNGEIRRLDDEQPIELDKKFKHDIAVVVDRLTMRPDLRKRLADSIETSVGLADGLVEIETVENDYRSFLYSEKFLCMNCGSSMPELEPRSFSFNSPHGACPDCHGLGQVRTVDPDLVVQDESKPIADGAISGWLVPFSLHFDRLAQAVGEHAGFDASLPWNELSDEAREIFMNGLGKERIPVTYVTRRNNTRTYMAKYEGIVPSIERRYAETDSDNAREFLEQVMALKPCSTCDGARLRAESRAVRVDGLGLHEYTHLSAAAALEWISNVKLSNTERQVARLILKEIEERLNFLVNVGVGYLSTDRTASTLSGGEAQRIRLATQIGSSLVGVLYILDEPSIGLHQRDNERLIATLERLRNLGNTVIVVEHDEGTMLAADQIVDIGPGAGIHGGEIIAQGTAEEIGKVKESLTGQYLSGARKIEMPFARRKPQGWIEVKGATQHNLKNVDAKFPLGVFCCVTGVSGSGKSTLVNDILNKAATAAMKNGGGSRTRPGVHKSILGLEQVDKVIDINQSPIGRTPRSNPATYTGLFDQVRDLFSRTQESRARGYKPGRFSFNVKGGRCEVCSGEGQIKIEMHFLPDVYVPCEQCHGKRYNRETLEVKYKGKSIADVLDMTIEEAAEFFEPVPKIARRLKTLNDVGLGYVTLGQPATTLSGGEAQRVKLANELARVATGSTLYILDEPTTGLHFADIERLLQVLQRLVDAGNSVVVIEHNLDVIKTADWLIDLGPEGGEGGGEILVAGTPETVAGEKRSYTGQFLADIVTAKKPSAKKKSAGKRVTANV is encoded by the coding sequence ATGGCAGGAGCAGACATCGAACGCCGCGCAGGGACCGCATTGAGCGACCGAATGGTGATTTCGGGCGCCCGCGAGCACAACCTCAAGGACATCTCCATTGAGTTGCCGCGCGACGCCCTGATCGTGATCACCGGCCTTTCGGGCAGCGGCAAGTCCTCACTGGCATTCGACACGATCTACGCCGAGGGTCAACGGCGATACGTCGAGTCGCTGTCCGCCTACGCGCGCCAGTTTCTCGGGCTCATGGAGAAGCCCGACGTAGACTCGATCGAAGGCCTCTCGCCAGCAATTTCGATCGACCAGAAGACCAGCTCGCGCAACCCGCGTTCAACGGTCGGCACCGTCACAGAGATCTACGACTATCTGCGCCTGCTCTGGGCTCGCGTCGGTCACCCGTATTGCTACAACTGCGGCGAGAAGATCGAGGCTCAGTCGGCCGAGCAGATCATCGACCGCGTGCTCGATCTTGAGGACGGCACCAAGTTCCTCGTGCTCGCCCCGATCGTGCGCGGTCGCAAGGGCGAGTTCACGAAGGTCTTCGATCAGCTTCGCGCCGACGGCTTCGTCCGCGTTCGCGTGAACGGCGAGATCCGCCGCCTCGATGACGAGCAGCCGATCGAGCTCGACAAGAAGTTCAAGCACGACATCGCAGTGGTCGTGGACCGCCTGACGATGCGGCCTGATCTGCGTAAGCGCCTCGCGGATTCGATCGAGACGTCCGTCGGTTTGGCAGACGGCTTGGTAGAGATCGAGACCGTCGAGAACGACTACCGAAGCTTCCTCTACAGCGAGAAGTTCCTCTGCATGAATTGCGGATCATCGATGCCAGAGCTCGAGCCGCGCAGCTTCTCATTCAACTCGCCTCACGGCGCGTGCCCAGACTGTCATGGTCTCGGTCAGGTGCGCACCGTCGATCCGGATCTCGTCGTCCAGGACGAGTCCAAGCCAATCGCCGACGGCGCAATCAGTGGCTGGCTCGTTCCGTTCTCGCTCCACTTCGACCGTTTGGCGCAAGCCGTGGGCGAGCACGCCGGCTTCGACGCCTCGCTGCCATGGAACGAGCTTTCAGACGAGGCGCGCGAGATCTTCATGAACGGCCTCGGCAAGGAGCGGATCCCCGTCACATACGTGACGCGCCGAAACAACACCCGCACGTACATGGCCAAGTACGAAGGGATCGTGCCTTCGATCGAGCGGAGATACGCCGAAACCGATTCCGACAATGCACGCGAGTTCCTCGAGCAGGTGATGGCGCTGAAACCGTGCTCAACCTGCGACGGTGCGCGGCTTCGGGCCGAGAGCCGCGCAGTGCGCGTGGATGGGCTGGGCCTGCACGAGTACACGCATCTCTCTGCCGCCGCTGCGCTCGAGTGGATCAGCAACGTCAAACTCAGCAACACCGAGCGCCAGGTCGCGCGGCTGATCCTGAAAGAGATCGAGGAACGGCTGAACTTCTTGGTCAACGTGGGCGTCGGGTATCTGTCGACGGATCGCACCGCCTCGACCCTCTCCGGCGGGGAAGCCCAGCGCATCCGCCTTGCGACCCAGATCGGTTCAAGCCTCGTCGGCGTGCTCTACATCCTGGACGAGCCTTCGATTGGTCTTCATCAGCGCGACAACGAACGGCTGATTGCCACGCTCGAGCGCCTGCGCAACCTCGGCAACACCGTGATCGTCGTCGAGCACGACGAGGGCACGATGCTCGCCGCCGATCAGATCGTGGACATCGGCCCCGGCGCTGGCATCCACGGCGGAGAGATCATCGCCCAGGGCACCGCCGAAGAGATTGGAAAGGTCAAGGAGTCGCTCACCGGGCAATACCTGTCGGGCGCGCGCAAGATCGAGATGCCGTTCGCGCGGCGCAAGCCGCAGGGTTGGATCGAGGTCAAGGGCGCAACTCAGCACAACCTGAAGAACGTGGACGCCAAGTTCCCGCTTGGGGTCTTCTGCTGCGTCACCGGCGTTTCCGGCAGCGGCAAGTCAACTCTGGTCAACGACATCCTCAACAAGGCCGCCACTGCGGCGATGAAGAACGGCGGCGGCTCACGCACTCGACCCGGCGTACACAAATCGATCCTCGGTCTCGAGCAGGTGGACAAGGTCATTGACATCAACCAGTCTCCGATCGGCCGAACGCCGCGCTCGAACCCCGCCACCTACACGGGATTGTTCGACCAGGTGCGCGATCTCTTTTCCCGCACCCAAGAATCCCGCGCCCGCGGCTACAAGCCCGGCCGCTTCAGCTTCAACGTCAAGGGCGGACGCTGCGAAGTGTGCTCGGGCGAAGGTCAGATCAAGATCGAAATGCACTTCCTGCCGGATGTATACGTGCCCTGCGAGCAGTGCCACGGCAAGCGTTACAACCGCGAGACGCTTGAGGTCAAGTACAAGGGCAAGAGCATCGCCGACGTCCTCGACATGACGATCGAGGAGGCTGCCGAGTTCTTCGAGCCCGTGCCAAAGATCGCGCGCAGGCTGAAGACCTTGAACGACGTCGGCCTCGGCTACGTCACGCTCGGCCAGCCGGCCACCACGCTCTCCGGCGGCGAGGCGCAGCGCGTGAAGCTCGCCAACGAGCTCGCGCGCGTGGCGACCGGCAGCACTCTCTACATCCTCGACGAGCCAACGACCGGCCTCCACTTTGCAGACATCGAGCGATTGCTCCAGGTGCTCCAACGCCTCGTTGATGCCGGCAACTCTGTCGTCGTAATCGAGCACAACCTCGATGTGATCAAGACGGCCGACTGGCTGATTGACCTCGGGCCCGAAGGCGGGGAGGGCGGGGGAGAGATTCTTGTGGCCGGTACTCCCGAGACCGTGGCCGGCGAAAAACGCTCGTACACCGGACAGTTCCTCGCCGACATCGTGACCGCGAAGAAGCCCTCCGCGAAGAAGAAATCTGCCGGCAAAAGGGTCACTGCGAACGTTTGA
- a CDS encoding class I SAM-dependent DNA methyltransferase — protein sequence MLLTTDAIRSRLASFAAEWSKYDGSERAEAQTFLNQLFSCYGQDRKGCGALFEDAQEGRFLDLIYPGVCIIEMKRPSEAKSLSKHREQALDYWRNSADAKTGVEAPEYVVLCAFAKFEIWQPGRFPKEPRLVVDLTELPDNLEALQFLAGRQPVFKGNQLDLTREAVAKVASLSRLLVKRGAGDEQQIRHFVFQCVWCMFAEDVGLLDDNLFSRLIEKLRADPSDSSESVLGQLFEYMNRPQGGPEHGIYGGVRYVNGGLFAEPASIHLLPDELEILSEAALGKWADVEPAIFGGLLEGGMEHEQQWRLGAHYTHIADIQKIVEPTIARPWRERIAALTTVKDAEQARTDLLNFVVLDPACGSGNFLYVAYRELRRIGVELGEKIAKLRVEAGMPAAMDDVYYPLSNIRGIEVDAFAIHLARITLWMGHKLSVDELGLTEQAIPLADLSGIQRADALRIDWPRADAIIGNPPFHGSQMLRSLQSDAYLDFLQHEFGVGIKDFCVYWFIKANDSLAPGKRAGLVGTNSISQNRARSASLDYIAEHGGIITDAVSSQKWPGDANVHVSIVNWVRDPSERPAAFFLDGEVVDGISTSLQPGGDQRSAVVLRQNRRRSFQGPIPVGDGFVLDPAEAERLLTPHLSQVIRPYVVGEDILNNPGARPGRFVIDFGERSLEESMEFPEALEIVRARVKPGRDQNRDERFRKYWWRFGRPRGQMRAAIEGLDRYIVGTATGKRIAFAWQDARVCPSNLTNVFAFDDDYAFGMLSSMTHTAWARARSSTLETRIRYTPTTAFATFPWPDADASARGSVAAVARSLYALRDSISLERGIGLTKLYNELEDGAYEDLERLHVQLDQTVAEAYGWPKSIGQEPTETNARLLEMNHKISDGEVPYTPFAYLQSSE from the coding sequence TTGCTGCTCACTACCGACGCGATCCGCAGCCGTTTGGCCAGCTTCGCCGCGGAATGGTCGAAGTACGACGGCAGCGAACGCGCTGAAGCCCAGACGTTCCTGAATCAGTTGTTCAGTTGTTATGGCCAGGACAGAAAAGGCTGCGGCGCGCTATTTGAAGACGCCCAGGAAGGTCGCTTCCTCGACCTGATCTATCCAGGCGTATGCATTATCGAGATGAAGCGCCCGTCCGAAGCCAAGTCACTTTCGAAACACCGGGAGCAGGCGCTTGACTACTGGCGAAATTCCGCGGACGCCAAGACGGGCGTGGAGGCGCCTGAATACGTCGTGCTCTGCGCGTTCGCAAAGTTTGAGATTTGGCAGCCTGGACGCTTTCCGAAAGAGCCAAGACTCGTTGTTGACCTCACCGAGCTCCCCGACAACCTCGAGGCACTCCAGTTCTTGGCCGGTCGACAGCCCGTCTTTAAGGGCAACCAACTCGACTTAACCCGGGAGGCCGTCGCAAAAGTCGCAAGCCTAAGCCGCCTGCTGGTAAAGCGCGGGGCGGGAGACGAGCAGCAGATAAGGCACTTCGTCTTCCAATGTGTATGGTGCATGTTTGCGGAGGATGTCGGCCTCTTGGACGACAATCTGTTTTCGCGATTGATCGAGAAACTTAGAGCCGATCCCTCCGATTCGAGCGAAAGCGTCCTCGGGCAACTCTTCGAGTACATGAATCGGCCGCAGGGTGGGCCAGAGCACGGGATCTATGGGGGGGTGCGCTACGTGAATGGCGGGCTCTTCGCCGAACCCGCGTCAATTCACCTGCTCCCCGACGAGCTTGAAATCCTTTCGGAGGCTGCGCTCGGCAAATGGGCTGACGTAGAACCAGCGATCTTCGGCGGCTTGCTTGAAGGAGGGATGGAGCATGAGCAGCAGTGGCGTCTCGGCGCGCACTACACGCATATCGCTGATATTCAGAAGATTGTTGAGCCGACAATCGCGCGGCCATGGCGGGAACGGATAGCGGCGCTGACAACAGTGAAAGATGCCGAACAAGCACGGACGGATCTGCTCAACTTCGTTGTGTTGGACCCCGCTTGTGGCTCGGGTAACTTTCTCTACGTCGCCTACCGCGAGCTCCGCAGAATCGGCGTCGAACTCGGTGAGAAGATCGCAAAACTGAGGGTTGAGGCTGGAATGCCCGCCGCCATGGACGATGTCTATTACCCGCTCTCAAACATCCGGGGGATCGAGGTGGATGCGTTTGCCATTCACTTGGCGAGGATCACTCTATGGATGGGACACAAACTCTCGGTTGATGAACTAGGGCTGACAGAACAGGCGATCCCGCTTGCGGATTTGTCCGGCATTCAGCGCGCCGACGCACTTCGGATCGACTGGCCTCGTGCAGACGCGATTATCGGGAATCCACCTTTTCATGGCTCGCAAATGCTGAGGAGCCTGCAATCCGATGCGTATCTCGACTTTCTCCAGCACGAGTTCGGCGTCGGTATTAAGGACTTTTGCGTCTACTGGTTCATCAAAGCCAACGACAGCCTCGCTCCTGGGAAACGTGCCGGACTTGTTGGAACAAACTCAATAAGTCAGAATCGTGCGCGTTCTGCGAGTCTCGATTACATCGCGGAGCACGGCGGCATCATCACCGATGCCGTCTCGTCGCAGAAGTGGCCGGGCGATGCCAACGTTCACGTGAGCATCGTGAATTGGGTGCGAGACCCGAGCGAGCGGCCTGCGGCTTTTTTCCTCGACGGGGAGGTGGTCGACGGGATCTCGACATCCCTTCAGCCGGGAGGGGACCAGCGGTCGGCGGTCGTGCTCAGACAGAATCGTCGCCGCAGTTTCCAGGGGCCAATTCCGGTTGGCGATGGTTTCGTACTTGACCCCGCGGAGGCCGAGAGACTCTTGACACCGCACTTGTCCCAGGTTATCCGTCCGTACGTGGTCGGCGAAGACATTTTGAACAATCCTGGAGCAAGACCGGGGCGTTTCGTGATCGACTTCGGAGAGCGCTCCCTGGAAGAGTCGATGGAATTTCCTGAGGCGCTCGAAATTGTGCGTGCTCGGGTCAAGCCGGGTCGAGATCAAAACCGCGATGAGCGATTTCGTAAGTATTGGTGGAGATTTGGCCGTCCGCGCGGCCAAATGCGAGCAGCGATCGAAGGGCTTGATCGATATATCGTTGGAACCGCAACAGGAAAGCGCATTGCTTTCGCTTGGCAGGACGCGCGAGTCTGCCCCAGTAATCTGACCAATGTTTTCGCGTTTGACGACGACTACGCGTTCGGCATGCTGAGCTCAATGACGCATACCGCTTGGGCCAGGGCTCGGTCGTCGACGCTCGAAACGAGGATTCGATACACGCCGACCACTGCGTTCGCAACCTTCCCTTGGCCGGACGCCGACGCGTCGGCGCGCGGGTCTGTCGCTGCCGTAGCTCGTTCGCTCTACGCGCTTCGCGACTCGATCTCGCTTGAACGTGGTATCGGACTCACCAAGCTTTATAACGAACTTGAGGACGGTGCCTATGAAGATCTCGAAAGGCTGCACGTTCAATTGGACCAAACGGTCGCCGAGGCCTACGGCTGGCCGAAATCGATCGGCCAGGAACCGACCGAGACGAACGCTCGCCTTCTGGAGATGAACCACAAAATCTCCGACGGAGAAGTGCCATATACGCCGTTCGCATATCTTCAGTCATCTGAGTAG
- a CDS encoding acyltransferase, translating into MREFAARRAYVHFPVHGEILEGFDTGRLEIGENTHLEPHCWITLNLDEAHVKIGAGSFLNVGTMIAAQESVTIGDHCMFGNGFFVGDASHNVDDPNVPITQQGFTSKGPVSIGDNCWFGVHCAVLPGVTVGNRVVVGSNSVVTHDLPDGVIAAGVPAKIIREIDFKSE; encoded by the coding sequence ATGCGCGAGTTCGCCGCTCGGCGCGCGTACGTCCACTTCCCGGTCCATGGCGAGATCCTCGAAGGCTTCGACACCGGCCGACTCGAGATCGGTGAGAACACCCACCTTGAGCCACATTGCTGGATCACGCTGAATTTGGACGAGGCTCATGTGAAGATCGGCGCCGGCTCATTCCTCAACGTCGGCACGATGATCGCTGCCCAGGAATCCGTGACGATCGGCGATCACTGCATGTTCGGCAACGGCTTCTTCGTCGGCGACGCCTCCCACAACGTTGACGACCCGAATGTTCCGATCACGCAGCAGGGCTTCACGAGCAAGGGGCCGGTGTCGATCGGCGACAACTGCTGGTTCGGGGTGCATTGCGCGGTGCTTCCGGGTGTGACAGTCGGGAATCGCGTGGTCGTCGGATCAAACAGTGTCGTCACCCATGACTTGCCCGACGGCGTCATAGCCGCCGGGGTTCCCGCGAAAATCATTCGCGAGATTGACTTCAAGTCCGAGTAG
- a CDS encoding response regulator transcription factor, producing the protein MSAETRVVVIDDHAVLRSGLRYVLEPHNIHVVADTVANEASRDLIATERPDVVVVDLRPEGLDAIDLIRDLSRKRFNVIAWGDYHDDRLVARAMTAGALGFAIKDDDTDALIEGIRTVAGGRRWLPEPMSDQQIDDMIASEQPQLSRREREILGLLSDGFSTDEVADKLSLSAHTVRTHVKNAMRKLDASTRAHAVAIALRDLSIR; encoded by the coding sequence ATGAGCGCCGAGACCAGGGTTGTGGTCATCGATGACCATGCGGTCCTGCGTAGTGGCTTGCGCTACGTGCTGGAACCGCACAACATCCACGTCGTCGCCGACACAGTGGCGAATGAGGCGTCAAGAGATCTGATCGCGACTGAACGTCCCGATGTCGTCGTCGTGGACCTACGCCCCGAGGGGCTGGACGCAATCGATCTGATTCGCGATCTCAGCCGTAAACGCTTCAACGTGATCGCGTGGGGTGATTATCACGACGATCGCCTCGTCGCCCGCGCAATGACCGCCGGCGCACTTGGATTTGCGATCAAAGACGACGACACCGACGCGTTGATCGAAGGAATCCGCACGGTCGCAGGTGGCCGCCGCTGGCTCCCCGAGCCAATGAGCGATCAGCAGATCGACGACATGATCGCCTCTGAACAGCCGCAGCTTTCACGCCGTGAGCGTGAGATCCTCGGTTTGCTTTCAGACGGTTTCTCCACCGACGAGGTGGCGGACAAGCTCTCGCTGAGTGCTCACACGGTGCGTACGCATGTGAAGAACGCGATGCGCAAGCTTGATGCCTCGACGCGAGCCCACGCTGTGGCGATTGCGTTGCGGGATCTTTCGATCCGTTAG
- the panB gene encoding 3-methyl-2-oxobutanoate hydroxymethyltransferase, with translation MSIYPQPAPHQPQQSSPTSNKPNSQAVSPMSITRLLEKKALGEPIVMVTAYDYPSATVVDESGVDLVLVGDSAAMVVLGYPNTTPVSMNEMVMLSAAVRRGLKTPLLIGDMPFGSYEGSNELAIANAQRFIKEAGCDAVKLERGGASADRAKAIVDAGIPVMGHVGLTPQSAVQLGGFRAQGRTAARGREVIEEALELQAAGCFAVVLEAVPSELTEALMPHLEIPAIGIGAGPAADGQVLVYHDLLGIWNGRPAKFVRQYAQVREEMVRGVSDYARDVRARSYPAPEHGYGMSPDEALELQNWAETLPSEHAASKPG, from the coding sequence ATGAGCATCTACCCCCAGCCCGCCCCGCACCAGCCCCAGCAGAGCAGCCCGACCAGTAACAAGCCCAACAGCCAGGCAGTGAGCCCCATGTCGATCACGCGCCTGCTCGAGAAGAAGGCGCTCGGCGAGCCGATCGTCATGGTCACGGCCTACGACTACCCCTCGGCCACTGTCGTGGACGAGTCCGGAGTGGACCTGGTGCTGGTTGGCGACTCGGCAGCCATGGTCGTGCTTGGCTATCCGAACACCACCCCGGTCTCGATGAATGAAATGGTGATGCTGTCGGCCGCTGTGCGTCGCGGCCTGAAGACGCCGCTGCTGATTGGCGACATGCCGTTCGGAAGCTACGAGGGTTCCAACGAGCTCGCTATCGCAAACGCCCAGCGCTTTATCAAGGAAGCCGGCTGCGACGCGGTCAAACTCGAGCGTGGCGGCGCGTCGGCCGATCGCGCGAAGGCGATCGTTGACGCGGGCATTCCCGTGATGGGCCACGTTGGCCTCACCCCGCAGAGCGCTGTGCAGCTCGGCGGCTTTCGCGCCCAGGGTCGCACCGCTGCACGCGGCCGCGAGGTGATCGAAGAAGCGCTCGAGCTTCAGGCAGCAGGTTGCTTTGCCGTGGTGCTCGAGGCTGTGCCCTCCGAACTGACCGAAGCGCTCATGCCGCACCTTGAGATTCCGGCGATCGGGATTGGCGCTGGCCCTGCGGCCGACGGCCAGGTGCTCGTCTACCACGATCTCCTGGGGATCTGGAACGGCCGACCGGCGAAGTTCGTGCGCCAATACGCCCAGGTTCGCGAGGAGATGGTCCGTGGCGTCAGCGACTATGCGCGCGATGTACGCGCGCGATCGTATCCCGCCCCTGAACACGGATACGGCATGTCTCCAGACGAGGCCCTGGAACTCCAAAATTGGGCCGAGACACTCCCGAGCGAGCACGCAGCCAGCAAACCGGGCTAA
- a CDS encoding aspartate 1-decarboxylase, which produces MQRKMLKSKIHRATVTDCDLHYVGSITIDVDLLEQSDILENEHVHVLDIDNGQRFETYTIAGQRGSGMIQVNGAAARLVAKGDKVIIVSYADYTENDLENYEPLVVHVDEDNRRVSVDNEVAKLLGSSVVQDPRER; this is translated from the coding sequence ATGCAACGCAAGATGCTCAAGAGCAAGATCCACCGCGCCACAGTCACCGACTGCGACCTGCACTACGTCGGATCGATCACGATCGACGTAGATCTGCTCGAACAGTCAGACATTCTCGAGAACGAGCACGTCCACGTGCTCGACATCGACAACGGTCAGCGCTTTGAGACCTACACGATCGCCGGTCAGCGTGGCAGCGGAATGATCCAGGTCAACGGCGCCGCGGCGCGCCTGGTCGCCAAGGGCGACAAGGTGATCATCGTCAGCTACGCCGACTACACCGAGAACGACCTCGAGAACTACGAGCCATTAGTGGTGCACGTGGACGAGGACAACCGTCGCGTCTCAGTTGACAACGAAGTAGCGAAGCTGCTTGGCAGCTCCGTCGTGCAGGACCCGCGCGAGCGCTAG
- a CDS encoding pantoate--beta-alanine ligase has product MRTLTTLDDLRAELDLARLSGRSIGLVPTMGALHEGHLSLVDRSVAENGITVVTIFVNPTQFRPGEDLEAYPRQLQDDIALASERGADIVFAPSVQEVYPDGFATTVSVLGITETLCGAPARRGHEHFDGVTTVVAKLFNMVQADRAYFGQKDAQQVAVIRRMATDLNFRTKVIVCPTVREADGLALSSRNAYLTAEDRPRALALSKALRSVAGALSDGQRDAAVLCAIARDELSITDSIEYFELVDPETLEAVTTVERAVLAVTAARVGKTRLIDNFLLEPHAAPVPTQTTNPAPQAAHLQG; this is encoded by the coding sequence ATGCGAACGCTGACGACGCTCGATGACCTGCGCGCCGAACTCGACCTCGCGCGCCTTTCCGGTCGAAGCATCGGCCTCGTCCCGACGATGGGAGCGTTGCACGAGGGTCACCTCTCACTCGTCGACCGCAGCGTCGCCGAGAACGGCATCACCGTCGTGACGATCTTCGTCAACCCAACCCAGTTCCGCCCCGGCGAGGACCTCGAGGCGTACCCCCGCCAGCTGCAGGACGACATCGCCCTCGCAAGCGAGCGCGGCGCCGACATCGTCTTCGCACCGTCCGTCCAAGAGGTCTACCCAGATGGCTTCGCCACCACGGTCTCGGTGCTCGGAATCACAGAAACTCTCTGCGGTGCGCCAGCGCGCCGCGGCCACGAACACTTCGACGGCGTGACCACCGTGGTGGCAAAGCTTTTCAACATGGTCCAGGCCGACCGTGCGTACTTCGGCCAGAAAGACGCGCAGCAGGTCGCAGTGATCCGTCGCATGGCGACCGATCTGAACTTTCGTACCAAGGTGATCGTCTGTCCGACCGTCCGCGAGGCCGATGGTCTGGCGCTCAGTTCTCGCAACGCCTACCTCACCGCCGAGGATCGCCCGCGTGCACTCGCGCTCTCCAAGGCGCTGCGCTCAGTGGCCGGAGCGCTGTCTGATGGCCAGCGCGACGCCGCCGTTCTCTGCGCAATCGCGCGCGACGAGCTCTCGATCACTGATTCGATCGAGTACTTCGAGCTGGTCGATCCCGAAACGCTCGAAGCAGTCACCACGGTCGAGCGCGCCGTGCTTGCCGTCACGGCAGCCCGCGTCGGAAAAACCCGCCTGATAGACAATTTTTTGCTCGAACCACACGCCGCACCCGTCCCAACTCAAACCACAAACCCCGCGCCCCAGGCCGCACACCTGCAGGGCTAA
- the tsaE gene encoding tRNA (adenosine(37)-N6)-threonylcarbamoyltransferase complex ATPase subunit type 1 TsaE: MGRGQAQNCLSAPPRPEGTFVAVKAVAITEIFDTASPDETAAVATRFAERLSPGDVVVLQGELGTGKTVFVRGAARALGFMGRVTSPTFAIGNIYSGENTEIAHLDLYRLGEIDVGDEAVLEDFLTPERIAFVEWPHDELADADRLRAVISMEHAGEDHRAIEIHWIGETP; the protein is encoded by the coding sequence ATGGGACGGGGGCAAGCACAAAATTGCCTATCTGCACCACCGAGGCCAGAAGGTACATTCGTGGCAGTGAAGGCAGTAGCGATCACAGAGATTTTCGACACGGCTTCGCCTGACGAGACCGCAGCAGTCGCGACCAGGTTCGCTGAGCGGCTCTCGCCTGGCGACGTAGTCGTTTTGCAGGGGGAACTCGGAACCGGCAAAACCGTGTTCGTGCGCGGCGCTGCTCGTGCACTCGGGTTCATGGGCCGGGTCACCAGTCCCACGTTCGCGATCGGCAATATCTACTCGGGCGAAAATACCGAGATCGCGCACCTCGATCTCTACCGCCTCGGAGAGATCGATGTCGGCGACGAAGCCGTGCTCGAGGACTTTCTCACGCCCGAGCGCATCGCCTTTGTCGAGTGGCCCCACGATGAGTTGGCCGACGCAGATCGCCTGCGCGCAGTGATCTCGATGGAGCACGCGGGCGAGGATCATCGCGCCATCGAGATCCACTGGATCGGGGAGACGCCGTGA
- the tsaB gene encoding tRNA (adenosine(37)-N6)-threonylcarbamoyltransferase complex dimerization subunit type 1 TsaB — MIELAFDTATAACTVALRRADGELFEITPPPARLTERPAHTTELLSAILEVTARAGVELGDVDRLAVGVGPGAFTGLRIGVATARAIATANGIELTPVSSLAALSSGEVTPVIDARRNEFFFRIGDEDRLAGPEQAISEIAAAGLPSVGDGAIKLRTLLTDQGVPVPPGDDPIHLVRAARTLDLGRELSSAKPDDVVPNYIRPPDAKVSSRESWLVGAPE; from the coding sequence GTGATCGAACTTGCCTTCGACACCGCGACTGCCGCCTGCACGGTCGCGCTCCGCAGGGCAGACGGCGAACTGTTTGAGATCACGCCGCCTCCTGCGCGATTGACCGAGCGCCCGGCGCACACCACCGAGCTGCTTTCCGCGATTCTTGAAGTGACGGCTCGCGCCGGCGTCGAGCTCGGCGATGTCGATCGCCTCGCCGTCGGCGTTGGTCCTGGAGCCTTCACCGGGTTGCGCATCGGCGTCGCCACTGCTCGAGCAATCGCGACCGCCAACGGAATCGAGTTGACGCCTGTCTCGTCACTCGCGGCGCTCAGCTCCGGCGAGGTGACTCCGGTCATCGACGCGCGACGCAACGAGTTCTTCTTTCGGATCGGCGACGAGGATCGACTGGCCGGTCCCGAGCAGGCGATCTCAGAGATCGCGGCGGCTGGACTGCCGTCCGTCGGCGACGGTGCGATCAAGTTGCGGACACTGCTCACGGACCAGGGTGTCCCGGTCCCGCCAGGTGACGATCCAATCCACCTCGTCCGCGCAGCAAGAACGCTGGACCTGGGGCGCGAGCTCAGTTCCGCCAAGCCGGACGATGTCGTCCCGAACTACATCCGCCCGCCCGACGCAAAGGTCAGTTCGCGCGAGAGCTGGCTCGTGGGGGCTCCAGAGTGA